A stretch of the Hippoglossus hippoglossus isolate fHipHip1 chromosome 1, fHipHip1.pri, whole genome shotgun sequence genome encodes the following:
- the gpr83 gene encoding probable G-protein coupled receptor 83: MTRPDIVCVHLSLLLWVFGSSGRAAAAGQTLNDSSLVAEGMFSLRENFLNVSVAQLENRTSGFFHLDFDEGLLEDWRSLASKKSRGGESQEGGVKVLLLAAYSLIIVVSLFGNILVCHVLVKNKRTQSATSLFIMNLAVADIFITVLNTPFTLVRFVNSTWVFGRTMCHISRFVQYCSLHVSTLTLTAIALDRRQVILHPLRPRRSQAQGRVWVVVIWIMATCFSLPHAIYQKLLTFTYSKEKERSLCVPDFPEPSDIYWQYIDLLTFILLYVLPLLIITASYTTVACRLWRHNAIGDTTTAQHATQRRKRRRTLAMLLLVVGVFAVCWFPLNCYVVLLSSQAIHSSNALYFCFHWLAMSSTCYNPFIYCCLNPTFRHELRLLYDMCRRRQRVVGLEPELRPAAICTPCHRTAWPDNHESSRLRRDLPQPGQGSSQQSGSSQSHNLKETHVLFTARKVLTGRADILSVEPIVAVS, from the exons tgtgtgtgcacctctctctgctcctctgggtGTTTGGCAGCTctggcagagcagcagcagcgggacAGACCCTCAACGACTCCTCACTTGTGGCGGAGGGGATGTTCTCTCTCAGGGAGAATTTCCTGAACGTGTCGGTGGCCCAGCTGGAGAACCGGACCTCCGGCTTCTTCCACCTGGATTTTGACGAGGGGCTGCTGGAGGACTGGCGCTCCCTGGCCAGTAAGAAGAGCCGCGGCGGGGAGTCGCAGGAGGGCGGTGTGAAGGTTCTGCTGCTGGCCGCCTACTCCCTCATCATCGTGGTGTCCCTGTTCGGGAACATCCTGGTGTGCCATGTGCTGGTGAAAAACAAGCGCACCCAGTCGGCCACCAGCTTGTTCATCATGAACCTGGCTGTGGCTGACAtcttcatcactgtcctcaACACACCGTTCACCCTG GTCCGGTTCGTGAACAGCACTTGGGTGTTTGGGAGGACTATGTGTCACATCAGCCGCTTTGTGCAGTACTGCTCCCTGCACGTCTCCACTCTCACACTGACGGCCATCGCACTGGACCGACGTCAG GTTATTTTACATCCTCTGAGACCTCGCAGGTCCCAAGCTCAAGGTCGTGTTTGGGTGGTTGTGATCTGGATAATGGCCACCTGCTTCTCCCTCCCACATGCAATCTACCAGAAACTCCTAACCTTTACATACAG TAAGGAGAAGGAGCGCAGCCTGTGCGTCCCAGACTTCCCAGAGCCATCAGACATCTACTGGCAGTACATCGACCTCCTGACCTTCATATTACTTTACGTGCTGCCGCTCCTCATCATCACTGCTTCCTACACCACAGTGGCCTGTCGGTTGTGGCGCCACAACGCCATCGGCGACACCACGACCGCTCAGCACGCCACCCAGAGAAGAAAGCGGAGGCGGACATTAGCCATGCTGCTTCTTGTGGTCGGGGTGTTCGCTGTCTGTTGGTTCCCGCTCAATTGCTACGTGGTGCTGCTTTCCAGCCAGGCCATCCACTCGTCCAACGCACTCTACTTCTGCTTTCACTGGCTGGCCATGAGCTCCACCTGCTACAACCCTTTCATCTACTGCTGCCTGAATCCCACCTTCCGCCATGAGCTGCGGCTGCTCTATGACAtgtgcaggaggagacagagggtgGTCGGGTTGGAGCCTGAACTTCGGCCCGCAGCCATCTGCACTCCCTGTCACAGGACCGCGTGGCCCGACAACCACGAGTCCTCGAGGCTGAGGCGTGATTTACCACAGCCGGGCCAAGGCTCCTCACAGCAGAGTGGTTCCAGTCAGTCACACAACCTGAAAGAGACACATGTGCTGTTCACTGCCAGAAAGGTGCTCACAGGCAGAGCTGACATCCTGTCAGTGGAGCCCATTGTGGCTGTGAGCtga